From a single Miscanthus floridulus cultivar M001 chromosome 8, ASM1932011v1, whole genome shotgun sequence genomic region:
- the LOC136471587 gene encoding L-type lectin-domain containing receptor kinase SIT2-like, with translation MVTQSGLLDLSSGTTNLKGHALYPTPLHFRKTPGGKVQSFSACFVFSIVNTYPLLSDDGMAFFIAPANHNFTEATPGMFFGLLNSKNNGKSSNRIFAVELDTYQNSELHDINDNHVGIDINGVSSLSSAVAGFYDDESGGGFKNLTLNDHREMQLWVDYDEGTTQINVTLAELGVAKPSRPLLSATYDLSTVLEDPAYIGFSATAGPINVRDYVLGWSFGMNRPASPIDVSKLPKLPHVGPKHRSKLLEIILPVATAVFILTLGTVIAMLVLRRRRYAEVREDWEAEFGPHRFSYKELWRATSGFKRKHLLGEGGFGKVYKGVLPVPGSSNNMDIAVKSMSHESRQGMREFISEVVSIGKLRHRNLVQLLGYCRRKGELFLVYDYMANGSLDKYIHCNRNNKPTLNWSQRFQVIKGIASALLYLHEKWDKVVIHRDIKASNVLLDHEMNGRLGDFGLARLYDHGTDPQTTHMVGTMGYLAPELVRTGKASTHTDVFAFGMFLLEVTCGKRPMMQSTSTEGDDHQFFLVDWVLEHWKNGSLTKTVDRRVLDNDGYNADEACTVLKIGLLCLHPFPCSRPSMRKIMEYLDGDMPLPVLTPTKLNINVVRVMQSNAFSPSVMSYPQLTSSFGTMSDLSGGR, from the coding sequence ATGGTGACACAAAGCGGCCTCCTTGATCTGTCCAGTGGCACAACCAACCTCAAAGGCCACGCCTTGTACCCCACCCCTCTCCATTTTCGCAAGACACCTGGCGGCAAAGTGCAATCCTTCTCAGCCTGCTTCGTTTTCAGCATCGTCAACACATACCCTCTGCTGAGCGACGACGGGATGGCCTTCTTCATCGCACCCGCCAACCATAATTTCACTGAAGCTACGCCAGGGATGTTCTTCGGCCTCCTAAACAGCAAGAACAATGGCAAGTCTAGTAACCGCATCTTCGCGGTCGAGCTCGACACCTACCAGAACAGCGAGCTCCACGACATCAACGACAACCATGTTGGCATTGACATCAACGGTGTCTCCTCCTTGTCTTCTGCGGTCGCCGGCTTCTACGACGACGAGAGTGGTGGTGGTTTCAAGAACTTGACACTGAATGACCACAGGGAAATGCAACTGTGGGTGGACTACGATGAAGGGACCACGCAGATCAACGTGACACTGGCTGAACTCGGAGTGGCCAAACCTTCCAGGCCACTGCTGTCTGCAACCTACGACCTCTCGACTGTGCTGGAAGACCCAGCGTACATTGGCTTCTCTGCCACAGCTGGGCCTATCAACGTGCGTGACTACGTGCTTGGCTGGAGCTTCGGGATGAACAGACCAGCTTCACCAATTGATGTATCCAAGCTGCCAAAGTTACCCCATGTTGGCCCCAAGCATCGTTCCAAGCTGTTGGAGATCATCCTGCCAGTAGCTACTGCCGTGTTCATTCTAACACTGGGCACTGTGATTGCCATGCTTGTGCTAAGGAGACGAAGGTATGCTGAGGTGCGAGAGGATTGGGAGGCTGAGTTCGGTCCACACCGGTTCTCCTACAAGGAACTGTGGCGTGCTACAAGTGGATTTAAAAGGAAACACCTACTTGGAGAAGGAGGATTTGGGAAGGTATACAAAGGAGTGCTCCCAGTGCCAGGATCTAGTAACAACATGGATATTGCTGTGAAGAGCATGTCTCACGAGTCGAGGCAAGGAATGAGAGAGTTCATCTCTGAGGTTGTCAGCATCGGCAAGCTTCGGCATCGCAACCTTGTGCAGTTACTTGGCTACTGCCGGCGGAAAGGCGAGCTGTTTCTAGTGTATGACTACATGGCAAATGGCAGCCTTGATAAATACATCCATTGCAACCGTAATAACAAGCCAACTTTGAATTGGTCCCAGAGGTTTCAGGTGATCAAAGGAATTGCCTCTGCCTTGCTCTACCTTCACGAGAAATGGGACAAGGTTGTGATCCACCGAGACATCAAAGCAAGCAATGTTCTCCTGGACCATGAAATGAACGGGCGGCTTGGTGACTTTGGTCTTGCAAGGTTGTATGATCATGGTACGGACCCACAGACCACACATATGGTGGGCACAATGGGGTACCTGGCTCCTGAATTGGTACGCACGGGCAAGGCTTCCACTCACACAGACGTGTTTGCCTTCGGCATGTTCCTTCTCGAGGTCACCTGTGGCAAAAGACCAATGATGCAGAGCACAAGCACCGAGGGAGACGACCATCAGTTTTTCTTGGTCGATTGGGTTCTTGAGCATTGGAAGAATGGATCGCTTACAAAAACAGTGGATAGGAGGGTCCTAGATAATGATGGCTACAATGCTGACGAGGCATGCACCGTGCTAAAGATTGGACTTTTGTGCTTGCATCCATTTCCTTGTTCTAGACCAAGCATGCGCAAAATAATGGAATACCTGGATGGTGACATGCCACTTCCTGTGCTGACTCCAACCAAGTTGAACATCAACGTGGTGAGAGTGATGCAAAGCAATGCATTTAGTCCAAGTGTGATGTCATATCCACAGCTCACGTCAAGCTTCGGTACAATGTCGGACCTCTCTGGAGGACGATGA
- the LOC136476165 gene encoding TOM1-like protein 9: MSSVMVERATSDMLIGPDWAMNLEICDILNREPGQAKDVVKSLKKCIAHKNPKVQLLALTLLETMIKNCGDIVHMLVAERDILHDMVKIVKKRHDYHVKEKILTLIDSWQEVFGGARARYPQYYAAYEELLRAGVVFPQRSNGSVPIITPPQTQPLQNYPSSLRISQQEELELPVSDFPALSLTEIQNARGIMDVLSEMLDALDPGNREGLRQDVIADLVDQCRSYKQRVVQLVNSTSNEELLSQGLSLNDDMQRVLAKHDAIDAGVAVRVEKPKSLQSQTESSSTRKPYSMEEPIQRSSASTSATNQSPFGILALPAPPSSSSKAPVTPASSIDLLSGDDYIKPEPANSLALVPVTEYSASDKNVLAFADMFEQNTANNSNHNLPNSFQSSTSNSTISTSQTYPAPVRPVLPQHPAAYPNGARSNAIVPYDQQSQLNSTDSWNGQPAYGTNHQKQALNYGTGDQNGDIPPAPWETKRSTNPFDDDQLGGMAPQPSGVQPQPVQLSQHGNKFMSAQPMPRGQPGRMQLQLVPGAQLGALQPQATLNMQYRGMHPSMQMNQGMGMYSQPAFGGYYGMNQPQLYGVHMGYGYGQQSGGYYIPNAAYAYASANELAQRMNGLSVQNGDPNGTTANKQSRPEDALFGDLLSIAKMKQNKPAAGKVGG, from the exons GCAAGCAAAAGATGTGGTGAAGTCACTCAAGAAATGCATTGCACACAAGAACCCAAAGGTCCAGCTTCTTGCTCTCACG TTGCTGGAGACGATGATAAAAAATTGTGGGGACATTGTGCATATGCTTGTTGCTGAGAGAGACATACTTCATGATATGGTCAAGATAGTAAAGAAAAGG CATGATTATCATGTTAAAGAGAAGATTCTCACGCTGATAGATAGTTGGCAAGAAGTTTTTGGTGGTGCACGTGCAAGATATCCACAATACTATGCAGCATATGAGGAGCTCTTG CGTGCTGGAGTCGTATTTCCTCAAAGATCGAATGGTTCTGTGCCAATCATTACTCCTCCACAGACTCAGCCTCTACAAAACTATCCCTCATCTTTACGCATTTCACAGCAGGAGGAACTTGAATTGCCAGTTTCAGATTTCCCTGCATTAAG CCTTACAGAAATTCAGAACGCACGTGGCATCATGGATGTTCTTTCAGAGATGCTGGATGCTTTAGATCCGGGTAACAGAGAG GGGCTTAGACAGGATGTCATTGCTGACCTTGTGGATCAATGCCGTTCTTACAAGCAAAGAGTAGTGCAGCTTGTCAACAGTACCTC GAATGAGGAGTTGCTCAGCCAGGGTCTTTCTTTGAATGATGATATGCAGCGTGTTCTCGCAAAACATGATGCTATTGATGCAGGAGTAGCAGTTCGGGTGGAAAAGCCAAAGTCTCTGCAGTCCCAAACTGAGAGTTCTTCAACAAGAAAGCCATATAGCATGGAAGAACCAATTCAAAG GTCTTCAGCAAGTACAAGTGCCACCAACCAGTCTCCCTTTGGGATTTTAGCCCTTCCTGCGCCTCCATCTAGTAGTTCAAAAGCACCTGTAACACCAGCTTCTAGTATCGACCTCCTTAGTGGAGATGATTATATCAAACCCGAACCTGCAAACTCTCTAGCACTCGTTCCTGTCACTGAGTATTCAGCTTCAGACAAGAATGTCTTAGCCTTTGCCGATATGTTTGAACAAAATACTGCCAACAATAGCAACCATAACCTTCCAAATTCTTTTCAATCTTCGACTTCAAATTCTACTATCTCCACATCACAGACATATCCTGCACCAGTGCGCCCTGTGTTGCCGCAGCATCCAGCTGCTTATCCAAATGGGGCCAGATCCAATGCCATTGTACCTTATGATCAGCAGTCCCAATTGAACTCTACAGATTCATGGAATGGGCAGCCAGCTTATGGAACAAATCACCAAAAGCAAGCACTAAATTATG GCACAGGTGATCAAAATGGAGACATTCCACCAGCACCATGGGAAACTAAGCGATCCACTAACCCATTTGACGACGATCAGCTTGGTGGAATGGCACCGCAACCATCAGGCGTGCAGCCCCAACCAGTGCAACTCAGTCAGCATGGGAACAAATTCATGTCAGCACAACCAATGCCGAGGGGACAGCCAGGAAGAATGCAGTTGCAACTTGTGCCTGGCGCTCAGCTTGGCGCTCTACAACCACAGGCTACGCTGAACATGCAGTACAGGGGGATGCATCCTTCAATGCAAATGAATCAAGGAATGGGCATGTATTCCCAACCAGCATTTGGAGGATATTATGGAATGAACCAACCACAGCTTTACGGTGTTCATATGGGTTATGGATATGGTCAGCAATCCGGGGGCTACTATATTCCTAATGCTGCATATGCTTATGCTAGTGCAAACGAGCTTGCCCAGAGGATGAATGGCCTTTCAGTTCAAAACGGTGATCCAAATGGAACAACAGCAAATAAGCAGAGCAGACCTGAGGATGCACTCTTTGGCGATCTCTTGAGCATCGCCAAGATGAAGCAGAACAAACCTGCAGCTGGCAAGGTTGGCGGCTAA